The DNA segment TCATAATCGGTGCCGTTCTGCCTCGCAATCTCCTCTACAAAGGCGACTGATGCCTCCGTCTCCACCCATCCCGGTGAAACCCTGACCACGCGCACGCCCTTGGGGCTGACCTCTTTGGAAAGGCCCTTGCTGTAGTTGGAGAGCGCGGCCTTGGCGGCGGCATACGCAAGCGTGGATTCAGGCAGCGGTAGCTGGCGCTGGATAGAGGTGACATGGATGATGACGCCCGAGCCTTGCTTGAGCAGCATGGGCAACAGCGCTCGGTCGAGGCGAACGACCGAGAACAGGTTCAGGTCCAGAGCCCGTTGCCATTCCTGGTCGTCGAGCACCACATAGCCACCGGCTGGAGCCGATGAGCCGCCGGCGACATGAACGATGATATCGAGCCCGCCGAGACGATCATGGACAGCATCGACAACGCTGGCACAACCCTCGGTGGTGGTGATATCTGCCGAGACGAAGAGATCCTCGGGCAGGTGCTCGGGACGCGAGCGCGCAGCTGTCAGGACTTTTGCGCCAGCCTCGCGAAGTCGGGAGACGACGGCTTCTCCAATGCCTTTGGTTCCGCCGGTGACCAGCGCCCGGAGAGCTTCGAGTTCCAGTGCGATGCTCATCAGCGAATCTCCAGGGATGCGATCTTGTCGTCGACGAGTACAACGGTGTAAGTGAGCTCGACAGGGCTGCCAGGGAAGTTCCCCGTAAGCCGAGCGAGCAGGGTCACGGTC comes from the Pseudomonas sp. TCU-HL1 genome and includes:
- a CDS encoding SDR family oxidoreductase; translated protein: MSIALELEALRALVTGGTKGIGEAVVSRLREAGAKVLTAARSRPEHLPEDLFVSADITTTEGCASVVDAVHDRLGGLDIIVHVAGGSSAPAGGYVVLDDQEWQRALDLNLFSVVRLDRALLPMLLKQGSGVIIHVTSIQRQLPLPESTLAYAAAKAALSNYSKGLSKEVSPKGVRVVRVSPGWVETEASVAFVEEIARQNGTDYEGGRQIVMGSLGGIPIGRPAKPREVADLIAFLVSPLASSITGTEYVIDGGTVPTV